A region from the Eleginops maclovinus isolate JMC-PN-2008 ecotype Puerto Natales chromosome 17, JC_Emac_rtc_rv5, whole genome shotgun sequence genome encodes:
- the dgki gene encoding diacylglycerol kinase iota isoform X7, whose protein sequence is MDPQAKSRPGLGGFSGRLASLGADGGDSESGAGSEEASVGCCSDTFSSLPDIEQDTLEEKLRGLAFRKQTSYRKAISRSGLQHLGPPHPALPPASNGPNKELRTALDWTENAVNGDHLWMETSCSGELCYLGEDTCLLKTAKSAPRKKCAACKIVVHSGCIEQLEKINFRCKPTYREGGSRCLRDGILRHHWVHRRRQEGKCRQCGKSFQQKFFHSKEIIAISCSWCKQAFHNKVTCFMLHHIEEPCSLGAHAGVIVPPSWIIKVRKPQSSLKNSARRKKRTSFKRRTSKKGLDESKWRPFMLKPLPSPLMKPILVFVNPKSGGNQGFKVLQMFMWILNPRQVFDLSQGGLREALELYRKVPNLRILACGGDGTVGWILSALDELQMNPQPPVAVLPLGTGNDLARTLNWGGGYTDEPVSKVLCHVEDGSVVQLDRWNLLVEKGAAQLEEGTQNLPLNVFNNYFSLGFDAHVTLEFHESREANPEKFNSRFRNKMFYAGAAFSDFLQRSSRDLSKHVRVVCDGTDLTPKIQELKFQCIVFLNIPRYCAGTMPWGNTGDHRDFEPQRHDDGCIEVIGFTMASLAALQVGGHGERLHQCREVVLTTFKTVPVQVDGEPCRLAPSTLRISLRNQANMVQKSKRRTSVPLLNDIQKVCAADLRRLSAPPDSFSVPHAVPDRLRLRVNRVSLQEYDRLQYDKDRLRDISIPVGIVVVRGDCDLETCRLYIDRLQEDLHQAPSTGHRVHYQDEIRGVPRTSSTSRLSPHWSFLDSTSTDRFYRIDKAQEHLHFVTEICQDEVFILDHEGPLGGQGSSTGMPDLVVEPSSGVSLTSDEQALLTAASSGDLSMLTECVRRGVSLMVRDSAGCSALHIAAHSGHTELVSFILQQGSKVLLDLTDREKGDTALHKAASEKHHTVCRLLVQAGASLEKTNFQGKTAAQQAEGDSELAGFLNAQQHTPSVNHEDLETAV, encoded by the exons GAAAGCCATCTCCCGTTCAGGCCTCCAGCACCTTGGCCCACCCCACCCTGCCTTGCCTCCCGCATCAAACGGGCCCAACAAAGAGCTGCGAACCGCCCTGGACTGGACT GAGAACGCAGTGAACGGGGATCACCTGTGGATGGAGACGAGTTGTTCAGGAGAGCTCTGTTATCTCGGAGAGGACACCTGCCTACTTAAGACCGCA AAGTCGGCCCCCAGGAAGAAATGTGCTGCCTGTAAGATTGTGGTTCACTCGGGCTGCATAGAGCAATTAGAAAAG ATTAACTTTAGATGTAAGCCTACCTACAGAGAGGGAGGATCCCGGTGCCTCCGagat GGCATACTGAGACATCACTGGGTTCACAGACGGAGACAGGAGGGGAAATGTAGACAGTGTGggaag AGTTTTCAACAGAAGTTCTTCCACAGTAAAGAAATAATCGCAATCAGCTGTTCCTGGTGTAAACAGGCA TTCCACAATAAGGTGACGTGTTTCATGCTGCACCACATCGAGGAGCCATGTTCACTAGGGGCCCACGCCGGAGTCATAGTACCCCCCTCCTGGATCATCAAAGTCAGAAAAccacag AGCTCGCTCAAGAACTCTGCCAGGAGGAAAAAGCGGACATCTTTCAAACGAAGGACAAGCAAGAAGGGACTGGAT GAGTCTAAATGGCGCCCGTTCATGTTGAAGcccctcccttcccctctcATGAAGCCCATCTTGGTTTTTGTCAATCCTAAGAGTGGAGGCAACCAG ggttTCAAGGTGTTACAGATGTTCATGTGGATCCTGAACCCTCGACAAGTATTTGACCTGTCGCAGGGGGGGCTGCGAGAGGC GTTGGAGCTGTATCGGAAAGTGCCAAATCTAAGGATCCTCGCCTGCGGAGGAGACGGCACG GTGGGGTGGATCCTGTCTGCCCTCGATGAGCTGCAGATGAACCCCCAGCCTCCGGTCGCTGTACTTCCTCTGGGAACAGGAAATGACCTCGCCAGGACGCTAAACTGGGGCGGG GGTTACACAGACGAGCCGGTGTCTAAGGTTTTGTGTCACGTGGAGGACGGTTCGGTGGTGCAGCTGGACAGGTGGAACCTTCTGGTGGAGAAAGGTGCTGCGCAGCTAGAGGAGGGAACGCAGAAC CTGCCTCTGAATGTGTTCAACAACTACTTCAGCCTGGGCTTTGATGCTCATGTCACCCTGGAGTTTCATGAGTCCAGAG AGGCCAACCCAGAAAAGTTTAACAGTCGCTTCCGAAACAAGATGTTCTATGCAGGA GCTGCGTTCTCAGATTTCCTCCAGAGAAGCTCCAGGGACTTGTCCAAGCACGTCAGAGTGGTG TGTGATGGCACAGATCTCACTCCTAAAATCCAGGAGCTGAAATTCCAGTGCATTGTGTTTCTAAACATTCCCAG GTACTGTGCTGGCACCATGCCGTGGGGAAACACAGGCGACCACCGGGACTTTGAACCGCAGCGCCATGACGACGGCTGCATCGAGGTTATTGGCTTCACCATGGCCTCATTG GCGGCGCTACAGGTCGGAGGTCACGGAGAGAGATTGCACCAGTGCAGAGAAGTCGTCCTCACTACCTTCAAAACAGTTCCTGTTCAG gtGGATGGTGAGCCGTGTCGACTGGCTCCATCCACGCTCAGAATTTCCCTCCGAAATCAGGCCAACATGGTCCAGAAGAGCAAGAGACGCACCTCTGTGCCCCTGCTTAATga TATTCAGAAGGTGTGTGCAGCTGATCTGCGCCGCCTCTCTGCTCCCCCAGACTCCTTCTCTGT cccCCACGCAGTTCCAGATCGTCTGCGTCTCAGAGTGAATCGGGTCAGCCTCCAAGAGTACGACCGACTGCAGTACGACAAAGACCGGCTACGAGACATAT CCATCCCTGTAGGCATTGTGGTGGTGAGGGGAGACTGTGACCTGGAGACATGCAGACTCTATATCGACCGATTACAGGAG GATTTACACCAGGCGCCATCTACTGGCCACAGAGTGCACTATCAG GATGAGATCCGAGGCGTCCCGCGGACAAGTTCAACTAGCAGGCTCTCTCCCCACTGGAGCTTCTTGGACT CCACGTCAACTGACCGCTTCTATCGTATCGACAAGGCTCAG gagcaCCTCCACTTTGTGACGGAGATCTGTCAGGACGAGGTGTTCATTCTGGACCACGAGGGCCCATTGGGGGGGCAGGGCTCGTCCACGGGGATGCCTGATCTGGTGGTGGAGCCCTCTTCTGG TGTTTCCTTGACATCCGATGAACAag ccCTGCTGACGGCCGCCAGCTCAGGAGATCTTTCTATG CTGACGGAGTGTGTGCGTCGGGGTGTCAGTCTGATGGTCAGAGACTCTGCGGGATGCTCAGCGTTACATATAGCGGCTCACAGCGGACACACTGAGCTGGTCAGCTTCATACTGCAACAGG GCTCTAAGGTGCTTCTGGATTTGACGGACAGAGAAAA AGGAGATACTGCCTTGCACAAAGCAGCCTCAGAGAAGCACCACACAGTTTGCAGATTGCTGGTACAGGCTGGGGCGTCCCTCGAGAAGACCAACTTCCAG gGGAAGACAGCCGCGCAGCAGGCGGAGGGAGACTCAGAGCTCGCCGGCTTCCTGAACGctcaacaacacacaccttcTGTCAACCACGAGGACCTGGAGACGGCTGTCtga
- the dgki gene encoding diacylglycerol kinase iota isoform X2 — protein sequence MDPQAKSRPGLGGFSGRLASLGADGGDSESGAGSEEASVGCCSDTFSSLPDIEQDTLEEKLRGLAFRKQTSYRKAISRSGLQHLGPPHPALPPASNGPNKELRTALDWTENAVNGDHLWMETSCSGELCYLGEDTCLLKTASAPRKKCAACKIVVHSGCIEQLEKINFRCKPTYREGGSRCLRDQGILRHHWVHRRRQEGKCRQCGKSFQQKFFHSKEIIAISCSWCKQAFHNKVTCFMLHHIEEPCSLGAHAGVIVPPSWIIKVRKPQSSLKNSARRKKRTSFKRRTSKKGLDVSNTMTVLALQVQIYYILSSSSQTSFFVIIRSVSCFHQESKWRPFMLKPLPSPLMKPILVFVNPKSGGNQGFKVLQMFMWILNPRQVFDLSQGGLREALELYRKVPNLRILACGGDGTVGWILSALDELQMNPQPPVAVLPLGTGNDLARTLNWGGGYTDEPVSKVLCHVEDGSVVQLDRWNLLVEKGAAQLEEGTQNLPLNVFNNYFSLGFDAHVTLEFHESREANPEKFNSRFRNKMFYAGAAFSDFLQRSSRDLSKHVRVVCDGTDLTPKIQELKFQCIVFLNIPRYCAGTMPWGNTGDHRDFEPQRHDDGCIEVIGFTMASLAALQVGGHGERLHQCREVVLTTFKTVPVQVDGEPCRLAPSTLRISLRNQANMVQKSKRRTSVPLLNDPHAVPDRLRLRVNRVSLQEYDRLQYDKDRLRDISIPVGIVVVRGDCDLETCRLYIDRLQEDLHQAPSTGHRVHYQDEIRGVPRTSSTSRLSPHWSFLDSTSTDRFYRIDKAQEHLHFVTEICQDEVFILDHEGPLGGQGSSTGMPDLVVEPSSGVSLTSDEQALLTAASSGDLSMLTECVRRGVSLMVRDSAGCSALHIAAHSGHTELVSFILQQGSKVLLDLTDREKGDTALHKAASEKHHTVCRLLVQAGASLEKTNFQGKTAAQQAEGDSELAGFLNAQQHTPSVNHEDLETAV from the exons GAAAGCCATCTCCCGTTCAGGCCTCCAGCACCTTGGCCCACCCCACCCTGCCTTGCCTCCCGCATCAAACGGGCCCAACAAAGAGCTGCGAACCGCCCTGGACTGGACT GAGAACGCAGTGAACGGGGATCACCTGTGGATGGAGACGAGTTGTTCAGGAGAGCTCTGTTATCTCGGAGAGGACACCTGCCTACTTAAGACCGCA TCGGCCCCCAGGAAGAAATGTGCTGCCTGTAAGATTGTGGTTCACTCGGGCTGCATAGAGCAATTAGAAAAG ATTAACTTTAGATGTAAGCCTACCTACAGAGAGGGAGGATCCCGGTGCCTCCGagat CAGGGCATACTGAGACATCACTGGGTTCACAGACGGAGACAGGAGGGGAAATGTAGACAGTGTGggaag AGTTTTCAACAGAAGTTCTTCCACAGTAAAGAAATAATCGCAATCAGCTGTTCCTGGTGTAAACAGGCA TTCCACAATAAGGTGACGTGTTTCATGCTGCACCACATCGAGGAGCCATGTTCACTAGGGGCCCACGCCGGAGTCATAGTACCCCCCTCCTGGATCATCAAAGTCAGAAAAccacag AGCTCGCTCAAGAACTCTGCCAGGAGGAAAAAGCGGACATCTTTCAAACGAAGGACAAGCAAGAAGGGACTGGATGTGAGTAACACTATGACTGTGTTAGCTTTGCAGGTTCAGATTTATTACATTCTTTCAAGTTCTTCACAAACATCTTTCTTTGTCATTATTCGTTCTGTGTCTTGCTTTCATCAGGAGTCTAAATGGCGCCCGTTCATGTTGAAGcccctcccttcccctctcATGAAGCCCATCTTGGTTTTTGTCAATCCTAAGAGTGGAGGCAACCAG ggttTCAAGGTGTTACAGATGTTCATGTGGATCCTGAACCCTCGACAAGTATTTGACCTGTCGCAGGGGGGGCTGCGAGAGGC GTTGGAGCTGTATCGGAAAGTGCCAAATCTAAGGATCCTCGCCTGCGGAGGAGACGGCACG GTGGGGTGGATCCTGTCTGCCCTCGATGAGCTGCAGATGAACCCCCAGCCTCCGGTCGCTGTACTTCCTCTGGGAACAGGAAATGACCTCGCCAGGACGCTAAACTGGGGCGGG GGTTACACAGACGAGCCGGTGTCTAAGGTTTTGTGTCACGTGGAGGACGGTTCGGTGGTGCAGCTGGACAGGTGGAACCTTCTGGTGGAGAAAGGTGCTGCGCAGCTAGAGGAGGGAACGCAGAAC CTGCCTCTGAATGTGTTCAACAACTACTTCAGCCTGGGCTTTGATGCTCATGTCACCCTGGAGTTTCATGAGTCCAGAG AGGCCAACCCAGAAAAGTTTAACAGTCGCTTCCGAAACAAGATGTTCTATGCAGGA GCTGCGTTCTCAGATTTCCTCCAGAGAAGCTCCAGGGACTTGTCCAAGCACGTCAGAGTGGTG TGTGATGGCACAGATCTCACTCCTAAAATCCAGGAGCTGAAATTCCAGTGCATTGTGTTTCTAAACATTCCCAG GTACTGTGCTGGCACCATGCCGTGGGGAAACACAGGCGACCACCGGGACTTTGAACCGCAGCGCCATGACGACGGCTGCATCGAGGTTATTGGCTTCACCATGGCCTCATTG GCGGCGCTACAGGTCGGAGGTCACGGAGAGAGATTGCACCAGTGCAGAGAAGTCGTCCTCACTACCTTCAAAACAGTTCCTGTTCAG gtGGATGGTGAGCCGTGTCGACTGGCTCCATCCACGCTCAGAATTTCCCTCCGAAATCAGGCCAACATGGTCCAGAAGAGCAAGAGACGCACCTCTGTGCCCCTGCTTAATga cccCCACGCAGTTCCAGATCGTCTGCGTCTCAGAGTGAATCGGGTCAGCCTCCAAGAGTACGACCGACTGCAGTACGACAAAGACCGGCTACGAGACATAT CCATCCCTGTAGGCATTGTGGTGGTGAGGGGAGACTGTGACCTGGAGACATGCAGACTCTATATCGACCGATTACAGGAG GATTTACACCAGGCGCCATCTACTGGCCACAGAGTGCACTATCAG GATGAGATCCGAGGCGTCCCGCGGACAAGTTCAACTAGCAGGCTCTCTCCCCACTGGAGCTTCTTGGACT CCACGTCAACTGACCGCTTCTATCGTATCGACAAGGCTCAG gagcaCCTCCACTTTGTGACGGAGATCTGTCAGGACGAGGTGTTCATTCTGGACCACGAGGGCCCATTGGGGGGGCAGGGCTCGTCCACGGGGATGCCTGATCTGGTGGTGGAGCCCTCTTCTGG TGTTTCCTTGACATCCGATGAACAag ccCTGCTGACGGCCGCCAGCTCAGGAGATCTTTCTATG CTGACGGAGTGTGTGCGTCGGGGTGTCAGTCTGATGGTCAGAGACTCTGCGGGATGCTCAGCGTTACATATAGCGGCTCACAGCGGACACACTGAGCTGGTCAGCTTCATACTGCAACAGG GCTCTAAGGTGCTTCTGGATTTGACGGACAGAGAAAA AGGAGATACTGCCTTGCACAAAGCAGCCTCAGAGAAGCACCACACAGTTTGCAGATTGCTGGTACAGGCTGGGGCGTCCCTCGAGAAGACCAACTTCCAG gGGAAGACAGCCGCGCAGCAGGCGGAGGGAGACTCAGAGCTCGCCGGCTTCCTGAACGctcaacaacacacaccttcTGTCAACCACGAGGACCTGGAGACGGCTGTCtga
- the dgki gene encoding diacylglycerol kinase iota isoform X11 encodes MDPQAKSRPGLGGFSGRLASLGADGGDSESGAGSEEASVGCCSDTFSSLPDIEQDTLEEKLRGLAFRKQTSYRKAISRSGLQHLGPPHPALPPASNGPNKELRTALDWTENAVNGDHLWMETSCSGELCYLGEDTCLLKTAKSAPRKKCAACKIVVHSGCIEQLEKINFRCKPTYREGGSRCLRDGILRHHWVHRRRQEGKCRQCGKSFQQKFFHSKEIIAISCSWCKQAFHNKVTCFMLHHIEEPCSLGAHAGVIVPPSWIIKVRKPQSSLKNSARRKKRTSFKRRTSKKGLDESKWRPFMLKPLPSPLMKPILVFVNPKSGGNQGFKVLQMFMWILNPRQVFDLSQGGLREALELYRKVPNLRILACGGDGTVGWILSALDELQMNPQPPVAVLPLGTGNDLARTLNWGGGYTDEPVSKVLCHVEDGSVVQLDRWNLLVEKGAAQLEEGTQNLPLNVFNNYFSLGFDAHVTLEFHESREANPEKFNSRFRNKMFYAGAAFSDFLQRSSRDLSKHVRVVCDGTDLTPKIQELKFQCIVFLNIPRYCAGTMPWGNTGDHRDFEPQRHDDGCIEVIGFTMASLAALQVGGHGERLHQCREVVLTTFKTVPVQVDGEPCRLAPSTLRISLRNQANMVQKSKRRTSVPLLNDPHAVPDRLRLRVNRVSLQEYDRLQYDKDRLRDISIPVGIVVVRGDCDLETCRLYIDRLQEDLHQAPSTGHRVHYQDEIRGVPRTSSTSRLSPHWSFLDSTSTDRFYRIDKAQEHLHFVTEICQDEVFILDHEGPLGGQGSSTGMPDLVVEPSSGVSLTSDEQALLTAASSGDLSMLTECVRRGVSLMVRDSAGCSALHIAAHSGHTELVSFILQQGSKVLLDLTDREKGDTALHKAASEKHHTVCRLLVQAGASLEKTNFQGKTAAQQAEGDSELAGFLNAQQHTPSVNHEDLETAV; translated from the exons GAAAGCCATCTCCCGTTCAGGCCTCCAGCACCTTGGCCCACCCCACCCTGCCTTGCCTCCCGCATCAAACGGGCCCAACAAAGAGCTGCGAACCGCCCTGGACTGGACT GAGAACGCAGTGAACGGGGATCACCTGTGGATGGAGACGAGTTGTTCAGGAGAGCTCTGTTATCTCGGAGAGGACACCTGCCTACTTAAGACCGCA AAGTCGGCCCCCAGGAAGAAATGTGCTGCCTGTAAGATTGTGGTTCACTCGGGCTGCATAGAGCAATTAGAAAAG ATTAACTTTAGATGTAAGCCTACCTACAGAGAGGGAGGATCCCGGTGCCTCCGagat GGCATACTGAGACATCACTGGGTTCACAGACGGAGACAGGAGGGGAAATGTAGACAGTGTGggaag AGTTTTCAACAGAAGTTCTTCCACAGTAAAGAAATAATCGCAATCAGCTGTTCCTGGTGTAAACAGGCA TTCCACAATAAGGTGACGTGTTTCATGCTGCACCACATCGAGGAGCCATGTTCACTAGGGGCCCACGCCGGAGTCATAGTACCCCCCTCCTGGATCATCAAAGTCAGAAAAccacag AGCTCGCTCAAGAACTCTGCCAGGAGGAAAAAGCGGACATCTTTCAAACGAAGGACAAGCAAGAAGGGACTGGAT GAGTCTAAATGGCGCCCGTTCATGTTGAAGcccctcccttcccctctcATGAAGCCCATCTTGGTTTTTGTCAATCCTAAGAGTGGAGGCAACCAG ggttTCAAGGTGTTACAGATGTTCATGTGGATCCTGAACCCTCGACAAGTATTTGACCTGTCGCAGGGGGGGCTGCGAGAGGC GTTGGAGCTGTATCGGAAAGTGCCAAATCTAAGGATCCTCGCCTGCGGAGGAGACGGCACG GTGGGGTGGATCCTGTCTGCCCTCGATGAGCTGCAGATGAACCCCCAGCCTCCGGTCGCTGTACTTCCTCTGGGAACAGGAAATGACCTCGCCAGGACGCTAAACTGGGGCGGG GGTTACACAGACGAGCCGGTGTCTAAGGTTTTGTGTCACGTGGAGGACGGTTCGGTGGTGCAGCTGGACAGGTGGAACCTTCTGGTGGAGAAAGGTGCTGCGCAGCTAGAGGAGGGAACGCAGAAC CTGCCTCTGAATGTGTTCAACAACTACTTCAGCCTGGGCTTTGATGCTCATGTCACCCTGGAGTTTCATGAGTCCAGAG AGGCCAACCCAGAAAAGTTTAACAGTCGCTTCCGAAACAAGATGTTCTATGCAGGA GCTGCGTTCTCAGATTTCCTCCAGAGAAGCTCCAGGGACTTGTCCAAGCACGTCAGAGTGGTG TGTGATGGCACAGATCTCACTCCTAAAATCCAGGAGCTGAAATTCCAGTGCATTGTGTTTCTAAACATTCCCAG GTACTGTGCTGGCACCATGCCGTGGGGAAACACAGGCGACCACCGGGACTTTGAACCGCAGCGCCATGACGACGGCTGCATCGAGGTTATTGGCTTCACCATGGCCTCATTG GCGGCGCTACAGGTCGGAGGTCACGGAGAGAGATTGCACCAGTGCAGAGAAGTCGTCCTCACTACCTTCAAAACAGTTCCTGTTCAG gtGGATGGTGAGCCGTGTCGACTGGCTCCATCCACGCTCAGAATTTCCCTCCGAAATCAGGCCAACATGGTCCAGAAGAGCAAGAGACGCACCTCTGTGCCCCTGCTTAATga cccCCACGCAGTTCCAGATCGTCTGCGTCTCAGAGTGAATCGGGTCAGCCTCCAAGAGTACGACCGACTGCAGTACGACAAAGACCGGCTACGAGACATAT CCATCCCTGTAGGCATTGTGGTGGTGAGGGGAGACTGTGACCTGGAGACATGCAGACTCTATATCGACCGATTACAGGAG GATTTACACCAGGCGCCATCTACTGGCCACAGAGTGCACTATCAG GATGAGATCCGAGGCGTCCCGCGGACAAGTTCAACTAGCAGGCTCTCTCCCCACTGGAGCTTCTTGGACT CCACGTCAACTGACCGCTTCTATCGTATCGACAAGGCTCAG gagcaCCTCCACTTTGTGACGGAGATCTGTCAGGACGAGGTGTTCATTCTGGACCACGAGGGCCCATTGGGGGGGCAGGGCTCGTCCACGGGGATGCCTGATCTGGTGGTGGAGCCCTCTTCTGG TGTTTCCTTGACATCCGATGAACAag ccCTGCTGACGGCCGCCAGCTCAGGAGATCTTTCTATG CTGACGGAGTGTGTGCGTCGGGGTGTCAGTCTGATGGTCAGAGACTCTGCGGGATGCTCAGCGTTACATATAGCGGCTCACAGCGGACACACTGAGCTGGTCAGCTTCATACTGCAACAGG GCTCTAAGGTGCTTCTGGATTTGACGGACAGAGAAAA AGGAGATACTGCCTTGCACAAAGCAGCCTCAGAGAAGCACCACACAGTTTGCAGATTGCTGGTACAGGCTGGGGCGTCCCTCGAGAAGACCAACTTCCAG gGGAAGACAGCCGCGCAGCAGGCGGAGGGAGACTCAGAGCTCGCCGGCTTCCTGAACGctcaacaacacacaccttcTGTCAACCACGAGGACCTGGAGACGGCTGTCtga
- the dgki gene encoding diacylglycerol kinase iota isoform X4 produces the protein MDPQAKSRPGLGGFSGRLASLGADGGDSESGAGSEEASVGCCSDTFSSLPDIEQDTLEEKLRGLAFRKQTSYRKAISRSGLQHLGPPHPALPPASNGPNKELRTALDWTENAVNGDHLWMETSCSGELCYLGEDTCLLKTAKSAPRKKCAACKIVVHSGCIEQLEKINFRCKPTYREGGSRCLRDQGILRHHWVHRRRQEGKCRQCGKSFQQKFFHSKEIIAISCSWCKQAFHNKVTCFMLHHIEEPCSLGAHAGVIVPPSWIIKVRKPQSSLKNSARRKKRTSFKRRTSKKGLDESKWRPFMLKPLPSPLMKPILVFVNPKSGGNQGFKVLQMFMWILNPRQVFDLSQGGLREALELYRKVPNLRILACGGDGTVGWILSALDELQMNPQPPVAVLPLGTGNDLARTLNWGGGYTDEPVSKVLCHVEDGSVVQLDRWNLLVEKGAAQLEEGTQNLPLNVFNNYFSLGFDAHVTLEFHESREANPEKFNSRFRNKMFYAGAAFSDFLQRSSRDLSKHVRVVCDGTDLTPKIQELKFQCIVFLNIPRYCAGTMPWGNTGDHRDFEPQRHDDGCIEVIGFTMASLAALQVGGHGERLHQCREVVLTTFKTVPVQVDGEPCRLAPSTLRISLRNQANMVQKSKRRTSVPLLNDIQKVCAADLRRLSAPPDSFSVPHAVPDRLRLRVNRVSLQEYDRLQYDKDRLRDICKDLLAIPVGIVVVRGDCDLETCRLYIDRLQEDLHQAPSTGHRVHYQDEIRGVPRTSSTSRLSPHWSFLDSTSTDRFYRIDKAQEHLHFVTEICQDEVFILDHEGPLGGQGSSTGMPDLVVEPSSGVSLTSDEQALLTAASSGDLSMLTECVRRGVSLMVRDSAGCSALHIAAHSGHTELVSFILQQGSKVLLDLTDREKGDTALHKAASEKHHTVCRLLVQAGASLEKTNFQGKTAAQQAEGDSELAGFLNAQQHTPSVNHEDLETAV, from the exons GAAAGCCATCTCCCGTTCAGGCCTCCAGCACCTTGGCCCACCCCACCCTGCCTTGCCTCCCGCATCAAACGGGCCCAACAAAGAGCTGCGAACCGCCCTGGACTGGACT GAGAACGCAGTGAACGGGGATCACCTGTGGATGGAGACGAGTTGTTCAGGAGAGCTCTGTTATCTCGGAGAGGACACCTGCCTACTTAAGACCGCA AAGTCGGCCCCCAGGAAGAAATGTGCTGCCTGTAAGATTGTGGTTCACTCGGGCTGCATAGAGCAATTAGAAAAG ATTAACTTTAGATGTAAGCCTACCTACAGAGAGGGAGGATCCCGGTGCCTCCGagat CAGGGCATACTGAGACATCACTGGGTTCACAGACGGAGACAGGAGGGGAAATGTAGACAGTGTGggaag AGTTTTCAACAGAAGTTCTTCCACAGTAAAGAAATAATCGCAATCAGCTGTTCCTGGTGTAAACAGGCA TTCCACAATAAGGTGACGTGTTTCATGCTGCACCACATCGAGGAGCCATGTTCACTAGGGGCCCACGCCGGAGTCATAGTACCCCCCTCCTGGATCATCAAAGTCAGAAAAccacag AGCTCGCTCAAGAACTCTGCCAGGAGGAAAAAGCGGACATCTTTCAAACGAAGGACAAGCAAGAAGGGACTGGAT GAGTCTAAATGGCGCCCGTTCATGTTGAAGcccctcccttcccctctcATGAAGCCCATCTTGGTTTTTGTCAATCCTAAGAGTGGAGGCAACCAG ggttTCAAGGTGTTACAGATGTTCATGTGGATCCTGAACCCTCGACAAGTATTTGACCTGTCGCAGGGGGGGCTGCGAGAGGC GTTGGAGCTGTATCGGAAAGTGCCAAATCTAAGGATCCTCGCCTGCGGAGGAGACGGCACG GTGGGGTGGATCCTGTCTGCCCTCGATGAGCTGCAGATGAACCCCCAGCCTCCGGTCGCTGTACTTCCTCTGGGAACAGGAAATGACCTCGCCAGGACGCTAAACTGGGGCGGG GGTTACACAGACGAGCCGGTGTCTAAGGTTTTGTGTCACGTGGAGGACGGTTCGGTGGTGCAGCTGGACAGGTGGAACCTTCTGGTGGAGAAAGGTGCTGCGCAGCTAGAGGAGGGAACGCAGAAC CTGCCTCTGAATGTGTTCAACAACTACTTCAGCCTGGGCTTTGATGCTCATGTCACCCTGGAGTTTCATGAGTCCAGAG AGGCCAACCCAGAAAAGTTTAACAGTCGCTTCCGAAACAAGATGTTCTATGCAGGA GCTGCGTTCTCAGATTTCCTCCAGAGAAGCTCCAGGGACTTGTCCAAGCACGTCAGAGTGGTG TGTGATGGCACAGATCTCACTCCTAAAATCCAGGAGCTGAAATTCCAGTGCATTGTGTTTCTAAACATTCCCAG GTACTGTGCTGGCACCATGCCGTGGGGAAACACAGGCGACCACCGGGACTTTGAACCGCAGCGCCATGACGACGGCTGCATCGAGGTTATTGGCTTCACCATGGCCTCATTG GCGGCGCTACAGGTCGGAGGTCACGGAGAGAGATTGCACCAGTGCAGAGAAGTCGTCCTCACTACCTTCAAAACAGTTCCTGTTCAG gtGGATGGTGAGCCGTGTCGACTGGCTCCATCCACGCTCAGAATTTCCCTCCGAAATCAGGCCAACATGGTCCAGAAGAGCAAGAGACGCACCTCTGTGCCCCTGCTTAATga TATTCAGAAGGTGTGTGCAGCTGATCTGCGCCGCCTCTCTGCTCCCCCAGACTCCTTCTCTGT cccCCACGCAGTTCCAGATCGTCTGCGTCTCAGAGTGAATCGGGTCAGCCTCCAAGAGTACGACCGACTGCAGTACGACAAAGACCGGCTACGAGACATATGTAAGGATCTTTTAG CCATCCCTGTAGGCATTGTGGTGGTGAGGGGAGACTGTGACCTGGAGACATGCAGACTCTATATCGACCGATTACAGGAG GATTTACACCAGGCGCCATCTACTGGCCACAGAGTGCACTATCAG GATGAGATCCGAGGCGTCCCGCGGACAAGTTCAACTAGCAGGCTCTCTCCCCACTGGAGCTTCTTGGACT CCACGTCAACTGACCGCTTCTATCGTATCGACAAGGCTCAG gagcaCCTCCACTTTGTGACGGAGATCTGTCAGGACGAGGTGTTCATTCTGGACCACGAGGGCCCATTGGGGGGGCAGGGCTCGTCCACGGGGATGCCTGATCTGGTGGTGGAGCCCTCTTCTGG TGTTTCCTTGACATCCGATGAACAag ccCTGCTGACGGCCGCCAGCTCAGGAGATCTTTCTATG CTGACGGAGTGTGTGCGTCGGGGTGTCAGTCTGATGGTCAGAGACTCTGCGGGATGCTCAGCGTTACATATAGCGGCTCACAGCGGACACACTGAGCTGGTCAGCTTCATACTGCAACAGG GCTCTAAGGTGCTTCTGGATTTGACGGACAGAGAAAA AGGAGATACTGCCTTGCACAAAGCAGCCTCAGAGAAGCACCACACAGTTTGCAGATTGCTGGTACAGGCTGGGGCGTCCCTCGAGAAGACCAACTTCCAG gGGAAGACAGCCGCGCAGCAGGCGGAGGGAGACTCAGAGCTCGCCGGCTTCCTGAACGctcaacaacacacaccttcTGTCAACCACGAGGACCTGGAGACGGCTGTCtga